The following DNA comes from Peribacillus sp. FSL E2-0218.
TGGAAAGAAAAAGATTTCAATTAAAAAACCGTATATGGAAAATGCTCCATATACGGTTTCGATTTAATTGGTAAGGACCCATTTACGAATGGCCTTTGCTACACCATCTTCTTCATTCGTCGCTGTGACCCAATCCGCTTTTTCCTTCACTTTAGCTTGTGCATTTCCCATCGCGACTCCCATTTTCGCCTCGGAAATCATCGCTAGATCATTAAGGCTGTCTCCGACTGCCATTACCTGATCCATCGTGATATTAAGCAATGAACAAACGAGCGTTATCGCTTTCGCTTTATTTACGCCCCTGGCATTGACTTCAATATTCGTGGGACTTGAATTGCTGATTTCCAGATTGCCTCTTGATACCAATTCATCCATGATGATTTTGCGGGTTGCTTCATCTTCTGTATCAAATCCGAATTTAAGCCATTCGGAATCGGTGATTTTTTCAGGCATTTCAGCTCTGTACACATTATCGCAGCTAATGGCCCAAAAATGCGTGCCATGCTTTTGGCTTAATTCCCACATCCATTGAACGGACTCTGTATCCACGATATTTCTTTCGACCAGTTTTCCTTGATTATCATAAATCTCGCTTCCATTTACCGTAATGAGATAAGATCTGAGTGCCATTGACTTTGCAAAATCACTGCATGTCGCATAAGACCTTCCTGTGCTCAATACAACAAACACGCCTTGCTCTTCTGCTTCTTTGATCGCTTTCCGATTTTCTTCGGAAATCTCCCCGGCTCGATTCAGGAGTGTTCCATCCATGTCTAACGCGACCAGCTTAATATCTGGTTTCATCATTTTCTTCACCCTTTCGTAAAACCTTCTCTATGTACCTCATACCATGATAGCTTATTTTGTGATTACAAGGAAAGAACGTGATTGATTGAACAGGTTTCTTCCAGCAAGATTTTGCTTATCCTACTTCTACATCATCATTTTGAAAGCGAGGTCAAGAATGACCATGACCTCCGCCAATCCAAATTGACGAAGAAACAAGATATCCGGACATATCTATTCCTTCTCTTTTTCCATTTCATCCAATTCTTGTTTGATTTGTCCTTCCCATTTAGGAACTCCGTCATTTTCATCGAATTCGATAATGACATCCGTTACTCCCCGTTCCTTGAATATTTCATCAAACAGTCGATCTTTAATGTCATCCGCTTCGGCAATCGAAATATGGGGATCAAGCTCCACTTCCAATTCAACGTGAAAGTCTTCGCCTTCTTTTAGTACCGCAAGTTTCTGGATATCCCTTACATCCGGATCACTCATGACCATGCTTCCGATTTTTTGCCGCATTTCTATATCTGCTTCTCCAAGAGCGCCTGCTGCATTATCAAGGAAAACCCGGCCAACCACGTAGAACATACCAAGGCCAATCATGACAGAAGCGACACCTTCCGCTTGAATGAAGGGGGTGAAGTTCGCTAACAAAATGGCAAGAATCGCAAGAAGTCCACCGCCGGTAGCTACCATATCTTCCATGAAAACAAGTTTCGTCGCTGGTTTTGCCCGCTTCAAACCAGCAAAACTTTTAAAGATGATCGCTGTGCCTGTTGCTTCGATACCAGTCTCATGCACGACTTCCTTCATCGCTTTAAATAATACATATGATTCCAGCACGACAGCCAAGGTTAAAACGGACAAGTTAATGATGATTCCAGTAGAATGTACAGGATGCAAAATGTGGTGGAACCCCTCTTTGATCGTTTCATAGGACATGATTCCGACAACAAGCACTGCACCTAAAAGGACGAGATTGACCAGACGGCCGAATCCATCCGGAAATCGTTCTGTTGGTGATTTTTTACTTAATGCTGAACCGATGAATACGAAAAACTGGTTTGCGGCATCGCCCAACGTATGTAATGTTTCCGCAAACATAGCGACATTTCCAGTCATGAAATAAGCTATTCCCTTTAAGACGGCAATGATGCTATTCACGCAGGCAGCAGTGAATGCCGATTTATTGCCTTGCTTTAATAATTGAAACAATTCCTTCAATAAGAGTCCCCCCAGTTTTTTTTATTAATCCTTTATCATAATGTATTATCCCCAACACTCGATTAGATGAAACCACAATAGGGAAAAACGACGTTGCTTTCTACCTTCTATATTTCGGGACAAGCTAGAAGGCTCGGACACCCTTAAATGATTATTGCGGCACAAAAACTGGCAGTAAGCACTTTGCCTACCGCCTATCAGGTCATATATGGTTCAGGCTTCCACCCGTTTCACTAACTTTGATGGATTATTGACTTTATATCGGATTTCTTTATCGTATTTCTTATCGACCACTTTACCATCAAATTCAATTTCGTCGCCGATCGACAGCTCAGCTTTTTTCAATGTCTTGCTATACCCGCACCAAGCGTCGCCGATCGACAGCTCTGGTTCCGTCGTAACTTTGACATTCGACAGCAGGATAACTTCATCTTCCTCACCAGTAAAATGGTTCATTTTCGCCGTGAATTCCTTGACTGTTGCATTAAAATGCACTTTTTCAGCTGGTAAATCCAATTTTGGTTTCGCTGTCGCCTTTTTGCTTTTCGTTTTTGCCTTTTTTGGTTCCTCACTTAATGGATCGGAAGGTTGCGATATGGGAGCCTCTGTCCCCTTTTCATTTTCACTTGAAATGGCCGTCATGTCGGTAACAGGACCGCTCAACAACTCTTTTCCGAAATTGGAACTTTGCATTTCCTTTAAGTAGGAAGGATGGATACAGCTGAGCTTTCCATTTTCAAATTCAACGACAACCGTATCAAGTCCGTTCCCATATTGTTCGTACCCTGCCAATTTTACCTTTCCTTGATAGCTGCCGCTTTTATATACCAGTTCCCTTTTTACCGATCGGGCAGTGAACAATTTCCATTCCAACCCTTTGGAAATATAATCTTCATCATCATCAAAAGTGATAAATTCGCCTTTCGGGACAATACAATGAATCAATTCTTCAGCTGGAGTTTCAGCCACAGTCACCACTCCTAATTTTATATATATGTTTATATTCTAGCAAAGGATCTCAAAGATGCAAATGAATCATGATTATAAGTTCAACGAGAATGACGAAGAGGCTCCCCAACTGCCTTTGGAAGGGCGAGCACCGTAGTGGTAAGCAACGTCTACATACACGGTGGGTTTTCACGCAGAGCGGAATGAATGGGTCATGGTAATAACGATAAAACGTTTGCGGGGCCTCTGGGAAAATGCGGTCTAGGAAGAGACCCACACTCATAAAAAAGCCGGATATCAAAAAAGGGCTGCCCCTTAAGGAGCAACCCTTTTTATCGAATATTCACTCTACCATTGCCGTGGTCTATTGAATTTTTTTCAGTTGTTCTCGTGGTTCAGGAATGATGGCGGCTCTTTTATGATAAAACAGAAAGTATGATCCGATAACGAGAACCGTGAGAAGGGTCGTCAGAAAGAATTGCAACCGCATGGAATCGATGAACGCTTGTGCGGCAAAAATGATGAATAAGGCGGCAATCGTGGCGTAGGTTAAGTAAGGGAATAGCCACATTTTCACTTTGAGTGTTCCTGGATTTTCTTTTTCGGTCTTTTTCCTTAGGTACAAATGAGAAAAAGCGATGAAGATATACATGATCATGGTAACTCCACCCGAGCTATTTGCGAGAAATGCAAATAATTTATCAGGGGAGACAAATTTAAATGTTGTGCACACATAGGCAAAGAACACACTGGCCATTAAAGCCCAGATCGGGATTCCCCGCTTATTGACGCGTGAAAGGATTTTTGGTGCATCTCCTTTTTTTGATAAGGAATACAGCATACGAGAGCTTGTATATAGTCCAGAATTCAAAACGGATAGCAACGAGATGAAGATTACGATATTCATGACTTGACCCGCGGCAGGAAGTCCTGCCATATCGAATACGCTGGCATAGGGGGTTTTCAATAACTCATTTGCTCCTTGCGGGATCAAGATGACCAATACAGCAACTGACCCGACAAAGAAAAGGAGCAGACGCCATACAACCGCGTTAATGGCCCTAATGATATTTTTTTCAGGGTTTTCCGATTCTCCTGCTGCAATGGCCGCAACTTCACTGCCTGATAACGAGAAAGTAATGAAGATGACACTCAGGAGTACGGGAAGAAAGCCATTAGGGAAAAATCCCCCTTCGTTTGAAATGTTGGAAAGGCCAGGTGATTCGAATGCTGGCACAAATCCAAATATCATGGCAGCACCGAGAAATAAAAAGATAACGATGGCCGTAACTTTCATAAAGGCTAACCAGTATTCAAATTCCCCGTAGGCTTTTACCGAATAGATATTCGTGATGGTCATCAAAATGGGGAAAGATAAACTAGCTGCCCACATGGGGATGGAAGGATACCAATCGTTTACCATCGTACCCAATAAAGTCGTTTCAATGGCAATGATGATGACCCAGTTGAACCAGTACAGCCAGCCAATCGTATATCCGGCCCAAGGACCAAACGCCTGATGTGCATAGGTTGAAAAGGAACCGCTATCAGGATTCACCACAGCCATTTCACCTAGCATGCGCATGATAAGTACGATCATCAGACCTGCAATGATATAAGATAAAATAGCGCCTGGTCCTGCGGAAACAATGATCGTGCCGCTTCCGATAAATAAGCCTGCCCCGATAACCCCGCCGATGGAGATCATGGTCACATGTCTGGTCTTGAGACCATGCTTCAATTCATTCGATTGCAAAGCCACTATTGTCACCATCCTTTAAACCTGTCAGATTTCCATTTTGCGATAATGCCTTTTCCGTGCCATGGATACACTAGCCGAAATCTTTCATTCTTACGTGGATACAAGAGATTCAATCCTTGTTTCTCCGCTTCTAGAAGATCGATTGGTAAAACTTATATGTACATTCATAATGACGAGAAAAACTATGGACAGCTTTGTACGTTTACTCTTTTTTCTTAATCCTTGATCTGCAGTGATACGCCTGTGTGGTCCAATGATAGGCAAAGCCTTGTACTTTAGTGGAATGATCACAAAAAACGAAGTCTATATCGTGTGCTTCAGCCTCCTCTACTTGAATTAGTAAAGCTATTATATTTTAGAGCAATATCCATGCCAAAAAAGGATCGTCCACATAGCTAGATTTCACGCCTTTGATAGGAAAAATTGATACAATAATGAATTGAAAAAAGATTTTTTTGATTCATTATGGATTTTCCGATTCTTTTCTGAATCAAAAACTGGATATCTGTTTTGTAAAATTCAGATTGATGTTTTCATGATAAAACAAAAGAAGATGCCTCGACTCACTGCTTGGATACCGGCATCTTCCAAATGGTTAAACTGAACCTATTTTACATTTTATATTCTAAAGCTCACTATTTAAGTACAGGAAAAAAAATTTCAATATGTATGTTTTATGTATCAGGCCAAGATAAGTGCACTATCCATCATATGGGAAGTGGATGCTGAAGGTGGTTAAAGCTTCATTGGACTCACAATTCATATACCCATCATTGCTTTCGATGATTTTTTTACATACGTATAGACCGATTCCCGTTCCTAACTCTTTTGTGGTGACAAACGGCTCGAAAATGGTTTCAATCAGTTCACTGGCAATGACAGGCCCATTATTGGAAATGCGAATGATTTGTTCATTTTCTTCTATTGAAGAGTGTATCTTCAAAATTCTAGGATGTTCTTTGTCCTTCAATGCATCAATGGAATTTATAAAGAGATTTAAAAACACTTGTTTCAAACCGTCCTTGCTCGCTGTTATGAAGAAATTCGGAAAAATGTCTATTTCAACATTAACGCTAGCATCCACAATATTGGCATATGTCAGTTCCTGTATTTCTTCAATTAAATTCAACACGGAAATGTCCTCTATTTGCTCCTCGTTAAAATCAGATTTGGAAGTATGAAGGAATTGGGTTATCCTGAAATTCAACTGATTTAATTCATAATCGATGATATCCAAATATTTCAATTCTGGATTCTCTCGCTTCAGCAATTTATTGAACCCCATAATGGCTGTAAGCGGGTTTCTGAACTCATGCACAAAGCTAGATGATATTTGCCCAAGTACCGCTAATTTATCTTTATGATTCTCGCTGATATAAGACTTTTTCTCCTCAATCAACTCATTCGTAAGATTCGTATATTCCGTTACGGCATGATAACTGAAAGTATCAAAGTGTACATTAATCGCATTAATGAATTCCTGCAAATGAGAAAGTGGAATATTGGCCCCGAAAATATTTCTTATGATGATATTTCTCCCTAAATTAATATTATAGAGAAAATCCCCAATGTTAATATTTGCTTCAAGGCGCTCTTTTGCAACTTGATGGGCCAATTTTGTCAGCATGTCATCAGATAAGTCGCCCTTGAACGTTTGGATGACCAGGGCATACATGCCATAGCCATTCTCTTTGATTTTTTCTTTATACGGATCTATTTCATCAATCTTAATTGTCTCGTTCCATTCATTTAAAAATAAGGTTTGATTTTCTTCCAAGTATTGAATCAATACTTTTTTATACTGATTATTTTCAGACGACAACTCCATACTATGACCACCACATCCCCTTGCGGAATTTTAGACAATGCATCAATAACACCATTCTATATGAGATTTTGATTTCCTGCACTTCAATATTTAATGTTTTTATCAACATGGTGAACCCCTCTCTTTCCACGAAAGGAAGCATGGTAAAAACAAGAAATGGAGCTTTAAGGGGGGCAGGACTACACTTTGCCGTATATCGCAACTTTCCAATGTTGACGGGATTGGATTGAGAAAGGGGCAGGTCTTGCCTTTCCCTCATGTTACCTTTCACTTGTGGAATTATCCCGGGTGCTTCCTTTTCCAAGCAATCGATCAATGGTGCGTAAACGGACCTGTAGACAATATAATTATAACAGAAGATTCAAATATCTTCCAAAGTGAATTTGCTGGAGTTCAAAGTTCCCGGCGTTTCCATTAACTTAGTCTTTCAGGATTATGTATCGTGTCCCGTTATTTCCAAACCTCATCCAAAGCGTCCCTAAATAGTTGGTCTAAATACTCTGTCGGGTCTTCAGGTTTCATATCTAATGTTTTAGCATAATTCGTCAAATGCGCCATTTCCTTTTCTAAAAAGTCATGAATGACTACAATTCTAGGTTCAAGGTCCAACTCTTCGCCATTTATTTTCCTCGTGAGCAAAGTTTGGATTTCCATTTTTAGTGGTCCCCCTGGAATGATACCTTCGAGTAATGCCGGAAACGGCATCGGGGGGATGGTGTTATATTTTTCGATCCAAAGGCATGCCATGACTGGACGAAGCACATAAAAATATTTTTTGATTTTCACCTGTTCATTTTGTAAATAATTTCTATAATTGCCCTTGGCCATGTTCAAATAATGATACAATGCTGCGGCTGGTACATACACCTTGTCACTCATTTCCTTCAGCTTGCCGGCAATCGAATAAGCTTGATGATATACGATTCCCGAGTTCAACCATTCGTGAAGCGGGGGGTTGGATTTTCTGAATAACCGCAGGGCTTTCGTAAGTTCCCAACCATTGATATCCAATTCATCATTGATTGGCAGCTCAATGACATCTCGCTTTTTATCAATGGACAAATACCAATCTTGTTTATGTATATAAATGAACCTAACATCGTAATCACTATCTTTCGATGGAAATTCCCATGCCCGGCTCCCCGATTCACATGCGTACAGGATTTTGACATCATTGGCTGCTTCAATACCCTTTAATTCTTCTATTATTTTTTCTTTCATGACACTTCCCCCTTCTCGATTTATCACGAAGCTTGGAAGTTTAACCTTCGCCTCCGCCTTTAGCTTTTATAAATCTCCCTTACTCTCTGAACATGCTTTCCTAAACCGATCGAAAGCTGCCCCATACGAGTTCAGCGGTGCACATCCATAAAGCGGTTCGCCTTACATCCGCTTGTTTTCGTCCTATGGCCACTTTCCAGATGTCATTTGTGATTGAAGAGATGTTGCTTTCATGGATCAGACTCCATTGCAATTATATCATTTTACGGCTAGTAAGCTTCCATATATAAACAAAGAGACCTTTCAAATGCGAAGGGTCTCTTTGTTTCTCTCTTTATCCATTGCGTTCGATTTGCATTTTTTCCCTGCTTGCTTTTTCTTTTTCTATTTTTTGCTGCCTTGAGGTTCCGGCTACTAAAATGCCGATCACCACTAGGGCTTCAAATCCATATTTCATGAAGGGATTAGCAAAGTAGTCTTGCATGAATGGTTCAGCAACGATCATCTTGGAAGCTGTCCAGCCAAGAATCCCTGCCCCGATAATGATGATGAATGGGAAACGCTCGATCAGTTTTAAGATCAATGTGCTTCCATACATAACGACTGGAATCGAAACTAGCAAGCCGATTACCACCAACGTGAAGTTACCATGTGAAGCACCTGCCACAGCCAGGACATTATCCAGTCCCATCAAGGCATCGGCAATGATGATCGTTTTAATCGCAGCCCACATTGAATCTGCCGGCTTCAAATCTGGTTC
Coding sequences within:
- a CDS encoding histidine kinase N-terminal domain-containing protein, translated to MELSSENNQYKKVLIQYLEENQTLFLNEWNETIKIDEIDPYKEKIKENGYGMYALVIQTFKGDLSDDMLTKLAHQVAKERLEANINIGDFLYNINLGRNIIIRNIFGANIPLSHLQEFINAINVHFDTFSYHAVTEYTNLTNELIEEKKSYISENHKDKLAVLGQISSSFVHEFRNPLTAIMGFNKLLKRENPELKYLDIIDYELNQLNFRITQFLHTSKSDFNEEQIEDISVLNLIEEIQELTYANIVDASVNVEIDIFPNFFITASKDGLKQVFLNLFINSIDALKDKEHPRILKIHSSIEENEQIIRISNNGPVIASELIETIFEPFVTTKELGTGIGLYVCKKIIESNDGYMNCESNEALTTFSIHFPYDG
- a CDS encoding cation diffusion facilitator family transporter, translated to MKELFQLLKQGNKSAFTAACVNSIIAVLKGIAYFMTGNVAMFAETLHTLGDAANQFFVFIGSALSKKSPTERFPDGFGRLVNLVLLGAVLVVGIMSYETIKEGFHHILHPVHSTGIIINLSVLTLAVVLESYVLFKAMKEVVHETGIEATGTAIIFKSFAGLKRAKPATKLVFMEDMVATGGGLLAILAILLANFTPFIQAEGVASVMIGLGMFYVVGRVFLDNAAGALGEADIEMRQKIGSMVMSDPDVRDIQKLAVLKEGEDFHVELEVELDPHISIAEADDIKDRLFDEIFKERGVTDVIIEFDENDGVPKWEGQIKQELDEMEKEKE
- a CDS encoding TerC family protein, giving the protein MDFLTGEFISGLLAIIMIDLVLAGDNAILIGLAARKLPKDQQKKVIIWGAVGAIVIRIIATLLVVVILEVPGLHLIGGLLLVWIAYKLLIDEEEPDLKPADSMWAAIKTIIIADALMGLDNVLAVAGASHGNFTLVVIGLLVSIPVVMYGSTLILKLIERFPFIIIIGAGILGWTASKMIVAEPFMQDYFANPFMKYGFEALVVIGILVAGTSRQQKIEKEKASREKMQIERNG
- a CDS encoding Cof-type HAD-IIB family hydrolase, which encodes MKPDIKLVALDMDGTLLNRAGEISEENRKAIKEAEEQGVFVVLSTGRSYATCSDFAKSMALRSYLITVNGSEIYDNQGKLVERNIVDTESVQWMWELSQKHGTHFWAISCDNVYRAEMPEKITDSEWLKFGFDTEDEATRKIIMDELVSRGNLEISNSSPTNIEVNARGVNKAKAITLVCSLLNITMDQVMAVGDSLNDLAMISEAKMGVAMGNAQAKVKEKADWVTATNEEDGVAKAIRKWVLTN
- a CDS encoding amino acid permease; the protein is MTIVALQSNELKHGLKTRHVTMISIGGVIGAGLFIGSGTIIVSAGPGAILSYIIAGLMIVLIMRMLGEMAVVNPDSGSFSTYAHQAFGPWAGYTIGWLYWFNWVIIIAIETTLLGTMVNDWYPSIPMWAASLSFPILMTITNIYSVKAYGEFEYWLAFMKVTAIVIFLFLGAAMIFGFVPAFESPGLSNISNEGGFFPNGFLPVLLSVIFITFSLSGSEVAAIAAGESENPEKNIIRAINAVVWRLLLFFVGSVAVLVILIPQGANELLKTPYASVFDMAGLPAAGQVMNIVIFISLLSVLNSGLYTSSRMLYSLSKKGDAPKILSRVNKRGIPIWALMASVFFAYVCTTFKFVSPDKLFAFLANSSGGVTMIMYIFIAFSHLYLRKKTEKENPGTLKVKMWLFPYLTYATIAALFIIFAAQAFIDSMRLQFFLTTLLTVLVIGSYFLFYHKRAAIIPEPREQLKKIQ
- a CDS encoding nucleotidyltransferase domain-containing protein translates to MKEKIIEELKGIEAANDVKILYACESGSRAWEFPSKDSDYDVRFIYIHKQDWYLSIDKKRDVIELPINDELDINGWELTKALRLFRKSNPPLHEWLNSGIVYHQAYSIAGKLKEMSDKVYVPAAALYHYLNMAKGNYRNYLQNEQVKIKKYFYVLRPVMACLWIEKYNTIPPMPFPALLEGIIPGGPLKMEIQTLLTRKINGEELDLEPRIVVIHDFLEKEMAHLTNYAKTLDMKPEDPTEYLDQLFRDALDEVWK